A single Thermaerobacter sp. FW80 DNA region contains:
- the lonB gene encoding ATP-dependent protease LonB, with protein MDYGSIFTFVQFLFAVVIGLYFWNLLKAQQGSKVAVRKESRKEQDRLASLRSIALTEPLAERTRPQRFEDIVGQEEGLRALRAALCGPNPQHVLIYGPPGVGKTAAARLVLEEAKRNPRSPFRPDAAFVEIDATTARFDERGIADPLIGSVHDPIYQGAGPLGVAGIPQPKPGAVTRAHGGILFIDEIGELHPVQMNKLLKVLEDRKVILESAYYNPDDPNLPPHIKDVFENGLPADFRLVGATTRMPDEIPPAIRSRCVEIFFRPLTPEEVGLIARRAAARLDMPMDEGAVRVIERYARNGREAVNIVQIAAGLADTEGRRRVTAADVEWVVNTGQYVPRPERRIADRPQVGVAHGLAVYGPNLGTLIEIEAVASPAAAPGQGRITLTGVIDEEEFGGGGRPLKRRKSTARGSVDNVLTALRRLLPVHPADYDLHVNFPGGIPLDGPSAGACLAAALYSALTGLPVDNQVAITGEVTARGLVRAVGGIQAKVAAARQAGARRVILPRENWQESLDRCGLEIVPVSTVEEVLRAALVQDEPARHGGREELPAAVLTAAARGLTT; from the coding sequence ATGGACTACGGGAGCATCTTCACCTTCGTCCAGTTCCTCTTCGCGGTGGTGATCGGCCTCTACTTCTGGAACCTGCTCAAGGCGCAGCAGGGCAGCAAGGTGGCGGTGCGCAAAGAATCCCGCAAGGAGCAGGATCGCCTGGCGTCCCTGCGCTCCATCGCCCTGACCGAGCCGCTCGCCGAGCGAACGCGTCCCCAGCGCTTCGAGGACATCGTCGGCCAGGAGGAGGGCCTCCGCGCCCTGCGTGCCGCCCTCTGCGGCCCGAACCCGCAACACGTGCTGATCTACGGCCCGCCGGGCGTGGGCAAGACGGCCGCGGCTCGCCTGGTGCTGGAGGAGGCCAAGCGCAACCCGCGCTCGCCCTTCCGGCCCGATGCGGCCTTCGTGGAGATCGACGCCACCACGGCGCGCTTCGACGAGCGCGGCATCGCCGACCCGCTGATCGGCTCGGTCCACGACCCCATCTACCAGGGGGCCGGGCCGCTGGGGGTGGCGGGCATCCCGCAACCCAAGCCCGGGGCGGTCACGCGGGCCCACGGCGGCATCCTGTTCATCGACGAGATCGGCGAGCTGCACCCGGTCCAGATGAACAAGCTGCTCAAGGTGCTCGAGGACCGCAAGGTGATCCTGGAGAGCGCCTACTACAACCCCGACGACCCCAACCTGCCGCCCCACATCAAGGACGTCTTCGAGAACGGGCTGCCGGCCGACTTCCGGCTGGTGGGCGCCACCACCCGGATGCCCGACGAGATCCCGCCGGCCATCCGCTCCCGCTGCGTGGAGATCTTCTTCCGGCCGCTGACGCCGGAGGAGGTGGGGCTCATCGCCCGGCGGGCGGCGGCGCGCCTCGACATGCCGATGGACGAGGGCGCCGTGCGGGTCATCGAGCGCTACGCCCGCAACGGCCGCGAGGCGGTGAACATCGTCCAGATCGCCGCGGGGCTGGCGGACACCGAGGGGCGGCGCCGGGTGACCGCGGCCGACGTGGAGTGGGTGGTCAACACCGGTCAGTATGTGCCGCGGCCGGAGCGGCGCATCGCGGACCGGCCGCAGGTGGGCGTGGCCCACGGCCTGGCGGTGTACGGGCCCAACCTGGGCACGCTGATCGAGATCGAGGCGGTGGCCTCCCCGGCGGCCGCCCCGGGTCAGGGCCGCATCACCCTGACGGGCGTCATCGACGAGGAGGAGTTCGGCGGCGGGGGCCGCCCCTTGAAGCGGCGCAAGAGCACGGCCCGCGGCTCGGTGGACAACGTGCTGACGGCGCTGCGGCGGCTCTTGCCGGTCCACCCCGCCGACTACGACCTGCACGTCAACTTCCCCGGCGGCATCCCGCTGGACGGGCCCTCGGCCGGCGCCTGCCTGGCCGCCGCCCTCTACTCCGCCCTGACCGGCCTGCCCGTGGACAACCAGGTGGCCATCACCGGCGAGGTCACGGCCCGCGGGCTGGTGCGGGCCGTGGGCGGCATCCAGGCCAAGGTGGCCGCCGCGCGGCAGGCGGGGGCGCGACGGGTGATCCTGCCCCGGGAGAACTGGCAGGAGTCCCTGGACCGCTGCGGCCTCGAGATCGTGCCGGTGAGCACCGTCGAAGAGGTGCTCCGGGCCGCCCTGGTCCAGGACGAACCGGCCCGGCACGGTGGCCGGGAGGAGCTGCCGGCCGCGGTGCTGACGGCGGCGGCGCGGGGCCTCACGACCTGA